One segment of Niabella beijingensis DNA contains the following:
- a CDS encoding GNAT family N-acetyltransferase, whose protein sequence is MSTVFIRPVEEKDNIELATIIRTAFLEFNAPTRGTVFEDPTTDRLSDLFGAPRSVLWVAEAGGQLLGCCGIYPTEGLPEHCAELVKFYLSGAARGKGAGKSLFNKCLESATALGYSQVYLESLPQFNTAVGMYEKLGFRKLDAPMGNSGHCGCNIWMLKDL, encoded by the coding sequence ATGAGCACCGTTTTCATCAGGCCCGTTGAAGAAAAGGATAATATTGAACTGGCTACGATCATCCGTACCGCATTTTTAGAATTCAACGCTCCTACCCGGGGTACCGTATTTGAAGACCCCACCACCGACCGTCTGTCGGACCTGTTCGGTGCCCCCCGCTCGGTACTGTGGGTGGCGGAAGCAGGAGGACAGTTGCTGGGATGCTGCGGCATTTATCCAACAGAAGGATTACCGGAGCATTGTGCGGAGCTCGTAAAATTCTACCTGTCCGGGGCCGCCCGGGGCAAAGGAGCAGGCAAATCCCTTTTTAATAAATGCCTGGAATCCGCCACAGCATTAGGTTACAGCCAGGTTTACCTGGAAAGCCTTCCGCAGTTCAACACCGCCGTTGGAATGTATGAGAAACTGGGCTTTAGAAAACTGGATGCCCCCATGGGCAATTCAGGACATTGCGGCTGCAATATCTGGATGTTGAAAGACCTGTAG
- a CDS encoding DoxX family protein, which translates to MKFISTKYRDNHVALGILLLRVVTGCTMAAHGLKKLTGFNAMAAKGFADPFHIGVKASLSLTIFAEFFCALFIVLGLLTRLATLPLIVCMCVALFIAHDGKIFGDGELAAVYLAVFLTLFIIGPGKYSVDKAIGK; encoded by the coding sequence ATGAAATTTATCAGTACGAAGTACAGGGATAACCATGTGGCGCTGGGGATCTTATTGCTGCGGGTGGTGACGGGTTGTACAATGGCGGCACACGGATTAAAAAAACTAACAGGATTTAATGCGATGGCTGCCAAAGGGTTTGCCGATCCGTTCCATATCGGGGTGAAGGCTTCCCTTTCTTTAACCATTTTTGCAGAGTTTTTTTGTGCGTTATTCATCGTCCTGGGGCTGCTGACCCGCCTGGCAACCCTTCCCCTGATCGTGTGTATGTGTGTGGCGCTTTTTATAGCGCATGACGGGAAGATCTTCGGGGATGGCGAGCTGGCCGCGGTATACCTCGCGGTGTTCCTGACACTCTTCATCATCGGGCCGGGCAAATACAGTGTTGATAAAGCAATCGGTAAATAA
- a CDS encoding cation:proton antiporter — translation MGHLPKLIEDLALILIAGAIVTLLFRKIKQPLVLGYIIAGFLVSPHFIFTPNVVDQENVKTLAEIGVIFLLFSLGLEFSFKKLVRVGGTASITAFTEIIFITVGGYFTGKLMGWSTMDSLFLGGMLASSSTTIILRAFDELGVKTKQFARIVFGILVVEDIVVILLMVLLSTVAVTKNFEGTQILYTVAKLLFFLGMWFIVGIFLLPTFLRVARKLLDEETLLILALGLCLGMVVLATEVGFSAELGAFVMGSIIAETTLAEKVEHLIKPVKDLFGAVFFVSVGMMIDPKAIAAYAAPICWITLLTLFGKMISTTIGALISGQPLKQSVQVGMSMAQIGEFAFIVATLGLSLGVISEFLFPIAVGASAITTFTTPYLIKFSEPIYNGLIKMLPDRWVNRINRYSSSTQQIQAESDWKIVLKTYLRILLTNSIILVALLLLSKNFLLPFINERIASGYLRNIVVLIVSLAAAAPFFWAFMAGKPKNQAYKELWVDKKYNRGPLFIVELLRVAMGILFMAIFVNTLVPARIALLVGIPFTVLVLILFSKRIQKFYQRMERRFISNLNERETVAAEANAVENNLQEKNKEMRSNLEAWDAHIVEMEVSPQATAIGIAFKDLLWRERFGINIVYIKRGEKIIHTPGRNNRLLPFDRVGILTTDDQLAAFKPVFEAKEVLENEEMDISDIVLQKILVDEHTKLKGQTIHGSGLRERTNGLVVGIEKGKGRILNPESSTVLEWGDIVWIVGDRKRLQRLIVE, via the coding sequence ATGGGGCATTTACCAAAATTGATCGAAGACCTGGCACTGATCCTGATTGCGGGAGCAATCGTTACTTTATTGTTCCGGAAAATAAAGCAGCCCCTGGTTTTGGGATATATTATTGCGGGATTTCTGGTAAGTCCTCATTTTATTTTTACCCCCAATGTGGTGGACCAGGAAAATGTAAAAACACTGGCGGAGATCGGGGTGATCTTTTTATTATTCAGCCTGGGTCTGGAGTTCAGTTTTAAAAAGCTGGTCCGGGTGGGGGGTACGGCATCGATCACTGCATTTACGGAAATCATCTTTATTACCGTCGGGGGCTATTTTACGGGAAAGCTGATGGGGTGGAGCACTATGGACAGCCTTTTTCTTGGCGGTATGCTGGCGAGCTCTTCTACTACCATTATCCTGAGGGCCTTTGACGAGCTGGGAGTAAAAACAAAACAGTTTGCGCGTATCGTTTTTGGCATACTGGTGGTAGAAGACATCGTAGTGATCTTATTAATGGTATTATTGTCGACAGTTGCCGTTACGAAAAATTTTGAAGGAACACAGATCCTTTACACTGTAGCAAAACTGTTGTTCTTCCTGGGAATGTGGTTTATTGTCGGCATCTTCCTGCTGCCCACCTTTTTGCGGGTGGCCCGGAAACTGCTGGATGAGGAAACCCTGCTGATACTGGCGCTGGGACTGTGTTTGGGAATGGTGGTACTGGCAACAGAAGTTGGTTTTTCTGCAGAGCTGGGAGCTTTTGTAATGGGATCGATCATTGCGGAGACCACGCTGGCCGAAAAAGTAGAGCACCTGATAAAACCCGTGAAGGATCTGTTTGGTGCGGTATTCTTTGTTTCGGTAGGGATGATGATCGACCCGAAGGCGATTGCAGCTTACGCCGCACCTATTTGCTGGATCACGCTGCTTACACTGTTCGGGAAAATGATCAGCACCACCATCGGGGCACTTATATCCGGTCAGCCTTTAAAGCAGTCGGTGCAGGTAGGGATGAGCATGGCGCAGATCGGGGAATTTGCGTTTATCGTAGCCACACTCGGTTTATCATTGGGTGTGATCTCCGAATTTTTGTTCCCGATCGCCGTGGGCGCTTCGGCCATTACCACCTTTACCACACCCTATCTGATCAAGTTCTCCGAACCTATTTATAACGGATTGATAAAAATGCTGCCGGACAGATGGGTGAACCGGATCAACCGGTATTCTTCAAGTACCCAGCAGATCCAGGCGGAGAGCGACTGGAAAATTGTACTGAAGACGTATCTGCGGATCCTGCTCACCAATTCGATCATCCTGGTGGCGCTGCTGTTGCTGAGCAAGAATTTCCTGCTGCCGTTCATCAATGAACGGATCGCCAGCGGATACCTGCGCAATATCGTGGTGCTGATCGTTTCCCTGGCTGCCGCCGCTCCTTTTTTCTGGGCCTTTATGGCAGGGAAGCCCAAGAACCAGGCGTATAAAGAGCTTTGGGTGGATAAGAAATACAACCGCGGGCCCCTGTTCATTGTAGAGCTGCTGCGTGTGGCAATGGGTATCTTGTTTATGGCCATTTTTGTGAATACGCTGGTGCCCGCCCGTATTGCGCTGCTGGTGGGTATCCCTTTTACCGTGCTGGTACTGATACTGTTCTCCAAAAGGATCCAGAAATTTTACCAGCGCATGGAACGGCGTTTCATCAGCAATTTAAATGAACGCGAGACCGTTGCGGCGGAGGCAAATGCTGTAGAAAATAACCTGCAGGAAAAGAATAAGGAAATGCGCTCCAACCTGGAAGCATGGGATGCGCACATCGTGGAAATGGAGGTGAGCCCGCAGGCGACCGCCATTGGTATTGCTTTTAAGGACCTGCTGTGGCGGGAGCGGTTCGGGATCAATATCGTATACATCAAGCGGGGGGAGAAGATCATCCATACTCCCGGACGGAACAACCGGTTGCTGCCTTTTGACCGGGTGGGTATCCTTACCACGGATGATCAGCTGGCGGCCTTTAAACCGGTATTTGAAGCAAAGGAAGTGCTCGAAAATGAAGAGATGGATATTTCCGATATCGTATTGCAAAAGATACTGGTAGATGAACATACCAAGCTGAAAGGGCAGACCATACACGGGTCGGGCCTCCGCGAACGTACCAACGGACTGGTGGTGGGGATCGAAAAGGGAAAGGGCCGGATACTGAACCCGGAATCTTCGACGGTTCTTGAATGGGGCGATATTGTTTGGATCGTTGGTGACCGGAAGCGGCTGCAGCGGCTGATCGTGGAATAA
- a CDS encoding 4-alpha-glucanotransferase, with protein MKVQFTIRFHTRYGESLWWCGMDTAFKEGDWTDPVPMKYLSYDYWTLELDLDAATLSRPLSYYYLFQNTEGALIPEQKGTRRVLLQEHGQRLVIYDTWMATDSIENVFYTAPFREVLLPSGSNPAGALPPGTNYTFSIKAPLVKEHEAVCLLGSIQELSGWDTAKPVLLNRSEDDWIVQLSITSSLFPFEYKYGIYDTRQQHFICFEQKENRIADHPANATDVVMLQDGFIKLPNDAWRGAGVAIPVFSLRSAAGLGIGEFSDLKQLADWAQQTGLKLIQILPVNDTTATFTWRDSYPYAAISAFALHPIYLNMEAVAGDKAPELLQELLPEKARLNALSHIDYEAVLKIKIHTLKKLFELLGKEQLKSKNYKQFFAANQHWLQPYAVFCYLRDKYKTVDYSKWNSHTVYDPAAITEIFKNNPVVSFYCFLQYHLHLQLKDAVSYAHQKSVVLKGDIPIGVYRYGSDTWMAPELYHMELQAGAPPDDFAINGQNWGFPTYNWPRMQEDHFSWWRSRFEQMSHYFDAFRIDHILGFFRIWSIPLDAVQGIMGYFDPGIPLSAQEFYERGIQFNEDRFCTPFVNNVVLNQLFDDRAGFVKQQFLETGNGFDYTFLPEFDTQRKMEHWLACQEDAIGNELKQGLFQLLSNVLVLRQQLNGQTVYHPRFGLDRTLSFQSLPHDQQLKLKELYTDYFFRRQDQFWKRESLKKLPELKAATNMLICGEDLGLVPSSVPEVMQELGILSLEIQRMPKLQGLRFFDPANAPYLSVVSPSTHDMSTLRGWWEENREQTQYFYNELLHLQGEAPATCEGWINREIIRRHLQSPAMWCICQLQDLLGMDESIRRKDPSEERINIPADPHHYWRYRMHLTLTELIENVPFSDLLKDMISSSGR; from the coding sequence ATGAAAGTTCAGTTTACTATCCGGTTCCATACCCGGTACGGAGAAAGCCTGTGGTGGTGCGGCATGGATACCGCTTTTAAAGAGGGTGATTGGACAGACCCCGTCCCGATGAAATACCTCAGCTATGATTACTGGACACTGGAGCTCGACCTGGACGCAGCCACCCTCAGCCGCCCCCTGTCCTATTATTACCTCTTTCAGAACACCGAAGGAGCCTTGATCCCTGAACAGAAAGGTACCCGCCGGGTGCTGCTTCAGGAACACGGTCAGCGGCTGGTTATCTATGATACCTGGATGGCTACCGATTCCATCGAAAATGTGTTTTATACAGCTCCTTTCCGGGAAGTGCTGCTGCCTTCGGGAAGCAACCCCGCCGGGGCCCTGCCACCTGGCACTAATTATACGTTCAGCATCAAGGCCCCGCTTGTAAAGGAACATGAAGCGGTTTGCCTGCTGGGCAGCATACAGGAGCTTTCGGGCTGGGACACTGCAAAACCGGTATTACTGAACCGGTCAGAGGACGACTGGATCGTGCAGTTGTCCATTACGTCTTCACTCTTTCCTTTTGAATACAAATACGGGATCTACGATACACGGCAACAGCACTTCATCTGCTTTGAACAAAAAGAGAACCGGATCGCTGACCACCCGGCAAATGCGACCGATGTTGTGATGCTGCAGGATGGTTTTATAAAGCTGCCCAACGATGCCTGGCGCGGGGCGGGAGTGGCGATTCCGGTATTCAGCCTGCGCAGCGCCGCAGGACTGGGTATCGGCGAGTTCAGCGATCTGAAGCAACTGGCCGACTGGGCACAGCAGACCGGTTTAAAACTGATCCAGATCCTCCCGGTGAATGATACTACGGCTACATTTACCTGGCGGGACTCTTATCCCTACGCTGCGATCTCGGCATTTGCACTTCATCCGATTTATCTGAATATGGAAGCAGTCGCCGGTGATAAAGCCCCGGAACTGCTGCAGGAGCTCCTGCCGGAGAAAGCACGGCTGAATGCACTTTCCCACATCGATTATGAAGCGGTCTTAAAAATAAAGATCCATACGCTTAAGAAGCTGTTTGAATTACTTGGTAAGGAACAGCTGAAGTCCAAAAATTATAAACAGTTCTTTGCCGCCAACCAGCACTGGCTGCAGCCGTATGCGGTATTCTGCTATCTGAGGGATAAATACAAAACGGTAGATTATTCCAAATGGAACAGTCATACCGTTTATGACCCGGCGGCCATAACCGAAATTTTTAAAAACAACCCGGTAGTCAGTTTTTATTGTTTCCTCCAGTATCACCTGCACCTGCAGCTGAAAGATGCGGTGTCTTATGCGCATCAGAAAAGTGTTGTTCTCAAAGGGGATATTCCCATCGGGGTATACCGCTATGGAAGCGATACCTGGATGGCACCGGAGCTTTATCATATGGAACTGCAGGCCGGAGCACCGCCGGATGACTTTGCCATAAACGGTCAGAACTGGGGGTTCCCGACTTATAACTGGCCACGTATGCAGGAAGATCATTTCAGCTGGTGGCGCAGCCGGTTTGAACAGATGAGTCATTATTTTGATGCCTTCCGTATTGATCATATCCTGGGTTTCTTCAGAATCTGGAGCATTCCGCTCGACGCCGTGCAGGGCATTATGGGATATTTTGATCCGGGCATTCCCCTGTCCGCGCAGGAATTTTATGAGCGGGGCATTCAATTCAATGAGGACCGCTTCTGCACGCCGTTTGTAAACAATGTGGTGCTCAACCAGCTGTTTGACGACCGCGCCGGATTCGTAAAACAACAATTCCTCGAAACCGGGAACGGATTTGATTATACGTTTTTACCGGAATTTGACACGCAGCGCAAGATGGAGCACTGGCTTGCCTGCCAGGAGGATGCCATTGGCAATGAGCTGAAGCAGGGATTGTTCCAGCTGCTGTCGAATGTACTGGTGTTAAGACAGCAACTAAACGGGCAAACCGTCTATCATCCCCGTTTCGGCCTGGACCGTACCCTGTCCTTTCAATCGCTTCCGCACGACCAGCAGCTAAAACTGAAAGAGCTGTATACCGACTACTTTTTCCGCCGCCAGGATCAGTTCTGGAAACGGGAATCACTGAAAAAACTGCCGGAGCTGAAAGCCGCCACCAATATGCTGATCTGTGGCGAAGACCTCGGCCTTGTTCCCTCAAGTGTTCCTGAAGTAATGCAGGAGCTCGGTATTCTCAGCCTGGAGATTCAGCGCATGCCCAAGCTACAGGGTCTGAGGTTCTTTGATCCGGCCAATGCCCCCTACCTGTCGGTGGTCTCTCCTTCCACACATGATATGAGCACGCTCCGCGGCTGGTGGGAAGAGAACAGGGAGCAGACCCAATATTTTTATAATGAATTGCTGCACCTGCAGGGAGAAGCCCCGGCCACCTGTGAAGGGTGGATCAACCGGGAGATCATCCGGCGTCACCTGCAGTCTCCGGCAATGTGGTGCATCTGCCAGCTGCAGGACCTGCTGGGCATGGATGAAAGCATCCGCAGAAAGGACCCCTCAGAAGAGCGGATCAACATACCGGCAGACCCGCATCACTACTGGCGTTACCGCATGCACCTGACATTGACCGAACTGATCGAGAATGTTCCGTTCTCAGATCTGTTAAAAGATATGATCAGCTCCAGCGGCCGCTGA
- a CDS encoding 3-keto-disaccharide hydrolase, which yields MKKLMMLAGCAVCMLTAAAQGSGWKDLFNGKDLTGWKQLNGKARYTVEQGEIVGTTVFGQPNSFMVTEQDYGDFILELEFKVDSTMNSGVQFRSESNAAYKNGRVHGYQFEIDPSPRGWTGGIYDEARRDWLYPLDLNPAAKTAFRQGAWNKIRLECIGNTMRTWVNGIPCAYLVDDMTPKGFIALQVHGIGNKKDEGRQIRWRNIRIRTTDLKPAPLDGTFVVNMIPNDLSDAEKHNGFGLLFDGKTTSGWRGVHKKAFPAKGWEVNNGEITVLASQGKESQNGGDIVTDKQYSAFVLEFDFKLTEGANSGVKYFVTEKEQTGGSAIGLEYQVLDDERHPDAKLGVNGNRTLSSLYDLITSNREKRARKPIGEWNKGMVIVYPDNTVQHWLNGWKMVEYKRGSAEFEALVAKSKYKGWTNFGMAPQGHILLQDHGNRVSFRSIKIRELKK from the coding sequence ATGAAAAAGTTAATGATGCTTGCAGGCTGTGCAGTGTGTATGCTTACAGCAGCAGCCCAGGGCTCAGGATGGAAAGACCTTTTTAACGGGAAGGATTTAACGGGATGGAAACAACTGAACGGCAAAGCCAGGTATACAGTAGAGCAGGGTGAGATCGTGGGAACGACCGTATTCGGGCAGCCCAATTCATTTATGGTTACCGAGCAGGATTATGGCGATTTTATTCTTGAACTGGAATTCAAGGTAGACAGTACCATGAACTCCGGTGTACAGTTCCGCAGCGAAAGCAACGCGGCCTATAAGAACGGCCGGGTACATGGGTATCAGTTTGAGATCGATCCTTCCCCCAGGGGCTGGACCGGCGGTATCTATGATGAGGCGCGCCGTGACTGGCTGTACCCGCTGGATCTGAATCCAGCGGCAAAGACGGCCTTCCGTCAGGGTGCCTGGAATAAGATCCGGCTGGAATGTATTGGCAACACCATGCGCACCTGGGTGAACGGGATCCCCTGTGCTTACCTGGTTGATGATATGACACCCAAAGGATTTATTGCATTGCAGGTACATGGCATCGGAAATAAAAAAGATGAAGGCCGACAGATCCGCTGGCGTAATATCCGTATCCGCACAACCGATCTCAAACCGGCGCCGCTGGACGGAACATTCGTGGTAAATATGATCCCGAATGACCTGTCGGATGCCGAAAAGCACAACGGGTTCGGCCTGCTGTTTGATGGCAAGACAACATCCGGATGGAGGGGCGTTCATAAAAAAGCATTTCCGGCCAAAGGATGGGAAGTGAATAACGGTGAAATCACCGTACTGGCCTCACAGGGAAAAGAATCACAGAATGGCGGCGACATTGTAACCGACAAACAGTACAGTGCCTTTGTGCTGGAGTTTGATTTTAAACTGACCGAAGGTGCCAACAGCGGTGTGAAATATTTTGTTACCGAAAAAGAACAGACCGGCGGTTCGGCCATCGGCCTGGAATACCAGGTGCTGGATGATGAGCGGCATCCTGATGCAAAGCTGGGCGTTAACGGCAACCGGACCCTTTCTTCCCTGTATGACCTGATCACTTCAAACCGGGAAAAGCGCGCGCGCAAACCCATCGGTGAATGGAATAAGGGAATGGTGATCGTGTACCCGGATAATACAGTACAGCACTGGCTGAACGGCTGGAAGATGGTGGAATATAAAAGAGGGTCTGCCGAATTTGAAGCACTGGTTGCCAAAAGTAAATATAAAGGATGGACCAATTTCGGAATGGCACCGCAGGGGCATATCCTGTTACAGGACCATGGCAACCGGGTTTCTTTCAGGAGCATTAAGATCAGGGAATTGAAAAAATAA
- a CDS encoding thiol-disulfide oxidoreductase DCC family protein, with the protein MQTNHPVILFDGVCNLCNNTVQFVIRHDKKDRFRFAALQSPAGQQLLQEYALPHSFESFVLLQNNRAYRRSAAALKVVQQLGGLWPLLAFGWVIPAFLRDRIYDFIARNRYKWFGRSGHCMIPTPQLQARFL; encoded by the coding sequence ATGCAAACAAACCATCCGGTGATATTATTTGATGGGGTCTGTAACCTGTGCAACAATACCGTTCAGTTTGTTATCCGGCACGATAAAAAAGACCGGTTCCGGTTTGCTGCTTTACAGTCACCCGCAGGGCAACAACTATTACAAGAATATGCCCTTCCCCATTCTTTCGAATCATTTGTATTGCTGCAAAACAACCGGGCTTATCGGCGATCGGCCGCAGCACTAAAGGTGGTACAGCAATTGGGCGGACTATGGCCGCTGCTGGCTTTCGGATGGGTGATCCCGGCTTTCCTGCGTGACCGGATCTATGATTTTATTGCACGCAATCGCTATAAATGGTTTGGCAGGTCCGGTCACTGTATGATACCGACACCGCAGCTTCAGGCCAGATTCCTTTAA
- a CDS encoding Gfo/Idh/MocA family protein: protein MSTTRRIFIRNTGLAAAAAGLGALIPLESLAAIKRAVSPNDKIGIGVIGLKGMGWSDLSSMLKVPETQCVAVCDIDDTILQQRLADLAKLSPTKPAVYKDYRKLLANKDVDVVIVGTPDHWHCLQMTDACAAGKDVYCEKPLANSIFEVQLMVKAAARYNRMVQAGQWQRSQQHFKDAIAFAQSGKLGRISSAKTWMYRGGSVALPVVPNTPVPAGVDYNMWLGPAKKRPFNKNRFHYEFRWFWDYAGGLMTDWGVHLIDIVLMGMKADAPKSVMATGGKFVFPDDARETPDLQTTLYDFGNFQMSWEHNLATGVGLYNMQHGIAFIGENGTLLLNRGGWEVRPEKDKIEAVAWTRSVDNGLNLHTANFIDAVKSRKKETLHCPVEAAATVAIASHMGNIAVRTGQKIYWDKMKNQFNVPAATQLVKPVYQNGWKLPQI, encoded by the coding sequence ATGAGCACAACAAGACGCATCTTTATAAGAAATACAGGATTGGCTGCCGCAGCGGCCGGGTTGGGAGCCCTGATCCCGCTGGAGTCGCTTGCAGCGATCAAAAGAGCTGTATCACCTAATGATAAGATAGGTATCGGCGTGATCGGGCTGAAAGGCATGGGCTGGTCCGACCTTTCTTCCATGCTGAAAGTACCGGAAACACAATGTGTGGCGGTTTGCGATATTGACGATACGATTCTACAGCAACGCCTTGCCGACCTCGCCAAGCTGAGTCCGACGAAACCTGCGGTGTATAAAGATTACCGGAAGCTGCTGGCCAATAAGGATGTGGATGTGGTTATTGTGGGCACACCCGATCACTGGCATTGTCTGCAAATGACCGATGCCTGCGCAGCAGGCAAAGATGTTTACTGCGAAAAGCCGCTGGCCAATTCCATCTTTGAGGTGCAGCTGATGGTAAAAGCAGCAGCCCGATACAACCGGATGGTACAGGCAGGACAATGGCAGCGCAGCCAGCAGCATTTCAAGGACGCGATCGCTTTTGCGCAATCCGGAAAACTGGGGCGTATCTCTTCGGCAAAAACCTGGATGTACCGCGGCGGTTCTGTTGCGTTGCCGGTAGTACCCAACACACCGGTTCCCGCGGGCGTGGATTATAATATGTGGTTAGGCCCGGCAAAAAAAAGACCGTTCAACAAGAACCGTTTTCATTACGAGTTCCGCTGGTTCTGGGATTATGCCGGAGGATTGATGACCGACTGGGGAGTGCATCTGATCGACATCGTACTGATGGGTATGAAGGCAGACGCGCCGAAATCGGTGATGGCCACCGGCGGAAAATTTGTTTTCCCGGATGATGCCAGGGAGACGCCTGACCTGCAGACCACCCTGTATGATTTCGGAAATTTCCAGATGAGCTGGGAACACAACCTGGCCACAGGTGTGGGACTGTACAACATGCAGCATGGCATTGCCTTTATCGGCGAAAACGGCACCCTGCTTTTAAACCGGGGCGGCTGGGAAGTACGGCCCGAAAAAGACAAGATCGAGGCCGTTGCCTGGACCAGGTCCGTGGACAATGGACTGAACCTGCACACCGCCAATTTTATCGACGCGGTAAAATCGCGCAAAAAAGAAACCCTTCATTGCCCGGTGGAAGCAGCCGCTACCGTGGCCATTGCCAGCCATATGGGCAATATAGCTGTGCGGACGGGACAAAAGATCTACTGGGATAAAATGAAGAACCAGTTCAATGTGCCCGCTGCAACACAACTGGTAAAACCGGTGTATCAAAACGGCTGGAAGCTGCCGCAGATTTAA
- a CDS encoding SprT-like domain-containing protein gives MPKKQVPMGQLAAYLPDDTYASVLAYLEQYNVHLTIAKSRSSVLGDYRHRAAAEHHRISVNGNLNKYAFLITLLHELAHLITFEQYGNKVMAHGREWKSNYGRLLARFLERAVFPQDIALELQRSLHNPGASTCAEEGLQRILYRYDERKQHHYLVEELPEGALFALQDGRVFKKGRKRTKRYECQEMKTGKLYLFSPVYEVYAPQD, from the coding sequence ATGCCTAAGAAACAGGTTCCCATGGGGCAGCTGGCAGCTTATCTTCCGGACGATACCTATGCGTCCGTTCTGGCCTACCTGGAACAGTACAACGTGCATCTTACCATTGCCAAAAGCCGTTCCTCGGTTCTGGGCGACTACCGGCACCGGGCAGCAGCGGAACATCATCGTATCAGTGTGAACGGCAACCTGAATAAATATGCCTTCCTGATCACCCTGCTGCACGAACTGGCGCATCTTATCACTTTTGAGCAATACGGCAACAAGGTAATGGCCCACGGCCGGGAGTGGAAAAGCAATTATGGCCGCCTGCTGGCACGCTTTCTCGAAAGAGCCGTGTTCCCTCAGGACATCGCACTTGAGCTCCAACGCTCCCTTCACAATCCGGGCGCCTCCACCTGCGCCGAGGAGGGGTTGCAGCGTATCCTCTACCGGTACGATGAGCGGAAACAGCATCATTACCTGGTGGAAGAATTGCCGGAAGGCGCTTTGTTCGCCCTTCAGGACGGGCGTGTTTTTAAAAAAGGAAGGAAGCGCACCAAACGCTATGAATGCCAGGAAATGAAAACCGGTAAACTGTATTTATTCAGTCCGGTTTATGAAGTATATGCCCCGCAGGACTAG
- a CDS encoding AtpZ/AtpI family protein has protein sequence MNQPSQNSWLKYLGLTAQLLVLIGLAVYAAIWLDKKLHVSPLFIIVLPLLVLGVTFYKLYKETIRKKQ, from the coding sequence ATGAACCAACCTTCCCAAAATTCCTGGCTTAAATACCTGGGGCTGACCGCCCAGCTGCTGGTCCTGATCGGCCTGGCAGTATATGCAGCCATCTGGCTGGATAAAAAACTTCATGTTTCGCCGTTGTTCATAATCGTGTTACCTTTGCTGGTTTTAGGAGTAACCTTTTATAAATTGTATAAAGAAACGATCAGGAAAAAACAATGA
- a CDS encoding acyl-CoA thioesterase: protein MFLSETQLRVRYADTDKMGVVYHSNYINYFEVARTESIRNLGFTYAAMESMGIIMPVIEVHCRYIRPATYDDLITVTANLHELPEGHRIVFHQEAYNEEKALLAKGHVVLYFMEARTMKRTVMPDPLRAALIPYFETATK, encoded by the coding sequence ATGTTCCTTTCCGAAACACAGCTCCGGGTCCGCTATGCCGATACCGATAAAATGGGCGTCGTATATCACAGCAACTATATCAATTATTTTGAGGTGGCGCGAACAGAGTCCATCCGTAACCTGGGTTTTACCTATGCGGCCATGGAGTCCATGGGTATCATCATGCCCGTGATAGAAGTGCATTGCAGGTATATACGGCCGGCCACCTATGATGACCTGATCACTGTAACGGCCAATCTGCATGAGTTGCCGGAGGGCCATCGTATCGTGTTTCACCAGGAGGCTTATAATGAGGAGAAGGCGCTGCTGGCAAAAGGACATGTGGTGCTTTATTTTATGGAGGCCCGGACCATGAAGCGGACAGTGATGCCGGATCCGCTGCGGGCGGCACTGATCCCTTATTTTGAAACTGCAACAAAGTAG
- a CDS encoding VOC family protein has product MKVAKGHQPLMPYLILLKAEDFIGFTQRVFNAIEIFKSYRDADSREIMHAEVQINGCNILFADVTEGYDPAPANLFIYVEDAAETMRKAVNNGCTVIDELAQRDYGYSGGVRDPFGNVWWLTAMK; this is encoded by the coding sequence ATGAAAGTAGCAAAAGGCCACCAGCCGCTGATGCCTTATCTTATTTTGCTGAAGGCGGAGGACTTTATCGGGTTCACACAACGGGTATTTAACGCTATTGAAATCTTTAAGAGCTATCGGGACGCCGACAGCAGGGAGATCATGCATGCTGAGGTACAGATCAATGGCTGCAATATTCTTTTTGCGGATGTAACAGAAGGGTACGATCCGGCACCGGCCAACCTGTTCATCTATGTGGAGGACGCCGCGGAAACGATGCGAAAGGCCGTGAACAACGGATGTACCGTTATCGATGAGCTGGCGCAACGCGATTATGGTTACAGCGGAGGTGTGCGTGATCCGTTCGGGAATGTGTGGTGGCTGACCGCCATGAAATAA